The window CAACTTCCTGAAGGATatatattgcttataaaatttattttcctagCTACCACGACTTTCATACATGATGTTGTATTTATAATATCCGTATATATTTCGTGAATTATTGTATAGTTATGTACTTGCCATATGCATCAAGATTGTACCCACTAGTCACTATAATTATCTACAATTATTTTCAACAGTCGCTTAATACTTTTTCTAAAGATATACCAAACACCTTAATAACTTTAATAAATCggcaattattttttaacaattatatTTCAACATTTCTCTTTTAGAGACACCACTGCTAAACCAAGCCTAAGCTGCACACCACCACCGCGCATAAGGCCTTGAGTTCAGGGTATTTGCAAAGCCGGAGGAAAGGGAGAATTAGAATTGTGAACCCCCCCAAAATTGCAACCAAACTTGGGAACTGGAATTAGCCCGGAATGGGAATCCCAATTCCACGGAACCAAATTCCCCCGAGATATGAGGCAGGCTCAGTTCCCACTTCCTGCCCCTTCTACCTGCCCACtacctttttaatttttaatttttaattttttttaccctCTTGTCCCAAAGTAAATCAAGCTGTTCTTCCGCAGTTTATCTTCTTGAGAAAATAGGCTAAAATATCCTCGAGAGATAGAAAGTTACAGACGGATCGTCTGACGTgactttttatataattttttcgtCTGATGTGCCTTTCTGACAtgtttaaaaatttcaaaacaactcaaattttcaaaatatttatctaAAGGGTAACAACTAAAATTACAtcgaaattaattaagaactCAACTAGATCACTCCTCCCCGAGCTCTTACTTTGACTCGGATCTGGGCCTTGTGGTTTCACACGTGTTATGTAATTTGCGGCTCCACACCATATTTAGCAGTTAGAAGATAGAACTACATGGTgacagaaagaaagaaagaagaatgaCATATAAAGTCGTGCGAATAGCAATAATCCTCGTAGTTGAATCCTTGCCCCGTTTCATGTGTGAATGGTATGACAATTTATAGGCACAATCTTCAGAGGATATGATAATGCATCAGAGACGAAATATGGGAATTAATGATTCAATGATCAAGAAGTACTTGAATGTCAGGTGAGAACAGAATATATAGAACCATCATGTGCTGGAAGAAAAATCTCAAATCAACGATCAGACTTACAAAGTAAAACCTTCTTCAAGACACTGCGATTTGATACGCTGCATGAGTTGCTGAAGTAAAGTGGGGTTACTTGTAACAATACCATCCACACGCTCAAACATCACCCTCTGCATGGATTTGACGTCATCAACAGTCCACGCGTATACCTTCTTCCGACTCCTGTTAAAACCGGAAAAATTATAAAGCTTTTACCAAGTCTGTGACATGATTATAACCCATTTGCAATGCCATGTTGCATGATCACAGTTTCTGCATTCTGGCCAAACAAGACGAAAGAAAATGGCGCTGACAGTACAGATACCCCTCGTTACAATAAGTAATGTGTACTAGAATGTACTGATTAGAGATTAATAGCTAAGTACAGAGAAGTTTGTTACTTGTACTGCTAGGGGATTCCAGAAGGTTACCCCCATTACAGTGTGAAATTAGATCGAGATTTGACCGTCTGAGGCAAAAAAATTGGATTGTTTGGGCCAAGCTTGTCGGAGGAGAGACTACCCTAACAGAAGGTATGCCCCGCAAGAAGGCACAGTGATACTCAACGACAGTTCAGTTTGAAGATTTGAACTATACCCATGCAGAATACTCATAAGTTTTTTATCAATCAATGGATGATAAACACCAGCAACCCCAGCGCCTTTGACCCTCAATAAATTAGTCCTTCCTCTTGTAGAAGGCTCTTTCATAACAATGTAACCCACCTAGAAAAAGATAGAACATCGTAAGTATACTGAACATCGAAAGCTCACCTAGTTAAATAGGATAAATTTACAATAGTAAAAAAGTCCATTACAATGTTTAGGGGTGAGAGGAAGAAAAATATCATGGAAAGTATTTACATTAACACGAAGCACTTCAGCCataaagacaaaataaaaagaaaaaatttcagcACCAAGCACTTAAAATTGACAAGTACCATGACCATACATCATGTTTTAATACCAAGTGCCAGTTATGTGAATGTAGGGACGATGCATAACATGCATTCAACTCCTGCTATTTATATAAACAGGGGATCAGAAGGAAAAATTCCTAGagatcaaaatttaaaaagtgcTGCTACCCACGCTTTAGGCAAGAAATAAATTCCCCGTAATCTACCCCAGAACTTTCCTAACTTTCTCACAGTGAAAACACTGAGAACTTGATTGCAATGAAAGAAATCCTCCTGATGCTTCAGCGATAGTTTCATGAGGATGACAAAAAACCTTTATAAGGTCGTAGCATTTCTGACTGCCCAGTATCGCTGTTTGGTGACAATGAGTAGTTAATTACTCTCATTCAATATTGACAAGACAGGAGGCTTAAAAGTTGGAGACGTGAGCGATTACAGCACCAACTATGTATTTAGCTTGGTTAAACATCAACCAAGTTTAGATTGCCTGGAAAGATTAGTCTTGACCTGACCAAGTAAAAAGCTACGCCACATATGTGAGTTTATAAGAAGTCCCGCCAGAAAATAACTTAAGTTCTGGGGTCGGATATGAATCGAGCCGATTATAGTGCCAACACAATTTTAAATTGAGCTCACTCACTGAATAAATTACACCCGCCCAAAAAAGTGAACGAGAAGCCCTTACCGACAAGTTTGATGACAATTTGATGACATCCCTTATTAAAGTATCACTTTTAGCCCACACAAGGCAGTTTGTACATGCTGTCTTAACTACCTGAAATTCagaagtaatttttttaagtattttgTGGCGAACCTACCTTGCGGGGATCTACTTCACATTTTACATCATAcagacaaaaataaatttattcacTGGATTTATCAATGCATATAAAATACAGCTTAGCCAATGCAtataaggggaaaaaaggCAGACCTTATAAGAAAATCTTACTATCCTTTCATCTGTCCAAATACATCAGCATTTGTTCATAAAGATAATTGCTTGAACTCATACATGCAAGCATAACTTATTAATCCACCCTTATcgatattaaaagaaaaaatcaccATGAATTTGGCCGACTACAGAAGGACAGAATGCATAAGTGAATGTCAGATTTCAACATTTCTAAAAGCTGGCAGCTTGAATTCAGGTATTCTGTTAATAAGAGAAACAAATGATTGTGTTCATGAGTAGTTTCCTCATCCTTTATAGTCATAAAGAAGAATTTCACATCTCAAGGATATTCTTGCCAATTCACAAGAATTGAGCAATCGCCATGTGTTATTATCAGCTCTCATACTTCTGGTTCTCAATaccaatatatatttctcagTAAAATAAGGGTTTCAAAGATGAAAAGGTGATATCTTATGTGGGCAGCAGCGAGTTTAGGTGCACACAAGAGGATAGACCTCAATACTTGAGGATTTACTGCCATTACCCTCCAGAGTCCAGATGGCTATCTATCCATAGTCCATATTGTCATGCTTTTGCTCAACTAGGTAGCTTAAGAGAATTGTTTAATCTTTTCTTGACAAGAGAGCATCCATACCTTTCTATTACATACTGCAACCACTTAAAAAGAATTTCTGGGTAAAAGGGGCACAAACTATATCAGGACTATTACCACAGAGAGAATATCTTCCGCAAGTCCATCTTCAAATGACGGGGGACCAATTTTTGCATCAAGAATCACCTGATGAACTGATTTTGATATGAACTTAATGTCCATGAGAAACACAGTAGAAGACATTAATGGAGATTTCATATAGTGAAATAAACGAATGCGTAGGCTATGGGGAAGAAATTGTAAAAGAGAAACAAATCAGGCAATTGCATCCAACTTGAGAGATTCAGACAAATATATGCTGAAAGCACCATCTAAAAGCACGAAAGAAACCAGAAATACCATCAAAGCTTGTTCAAGTGTTGTAACTGTTACATCAACAAACTTCTCTGTATATTGATGAATCGGCTTGAGCTCCTTTATCTGTGATCACAAGCTAGAAATGCAAACTTAATAAGAGTTACCAAGATATATCATAGATTTTAGTAGTTGCAACATAAGGTTAGTAAAAAGAGAAGAATTTTCAATGTATGAAAGCTGGATttctctttatctttttttcataCAGTTTTCCTCGAACTTTTCCTGAAGCAGAACACTGTGTAATTCAGCATAATTGTTTTTTCAATTGAAAAGCTAACATCCCATTTCCAATGAGAGTTGTTTGAAAAGCTAATAGACTTGCAATCATCTAGCAAGCAAATATTACAGGTAAATCAGGTTGGTCATGAAATTTCATTAGAGTGACTGCGAATGTCGACGTGttcattaataattttattagtatATGGGTTATAATAGCAATAGCAATTGGGTGATGCGCCCATTTGCAATATTAAATGAGTAAATTAAGACGATGTATTTACAGAAATCTCTCTATATGTTCTCTCACATCCTCTACCCCCAAAAACTGCCCCAGATCTCCGCCCTTCTTATTCTGCTGACTGTTCTTTCTTTCTGCTAACTCACCTATTCTTCCCTCCTCTGTCGTCTAATTCTCTGATTCCTTCCCTTAGCATTCCTTCAAAACCTCTTCTAAGAAAGTTCATGGCTTCAAGCCACAAATAAGGCAACCAGTAAAAAGGTATTGAGCGTGGAAGTTGGATACATTAAAGTCAACAAGCTTTTAGGATCCTAAATTCTAATTGAATCCTTACATAGTGAGGCTGAAAGATTTCTGTGTATGTCGTTCGAATACAGAATCTCTAAGTAGTTTTTCCAAATTGTCAATGTTCTCTATCTCTTCATCATCAATTAGGTTCATCAATAAGAGCTGTACCGAATATACATAACATTACTTACCAAAAAGGACAAAAGGATGTTCGaggatttattttgaaaaaaattttcaacataGCACTAACAGTTGACCCACTTATACATGGTTGACTTGCACGAGCGAAGATCAAATAGAGGAGTGGGAGGAAAAAGATGATCACTTTGGGTTACTGACCTCTCTTGAAGTCAAGTGACCGACTCTAGAAGTTCTATCACCAGTTATACGCTGAAGATCCCTGCCATTTTCAGGTAAATAAGAACTGTAAGTATCATAATAATGATGAATGACAAGCAATGGGACCAATGAATTGACTCAATACTGCATTTGTGCAAACAGAATGTTCATCATTCTGGGAAATAGTTACACTTAATGATACAATTTGGTTACTGCAGAAGTCAACAGCTCGGTTCATTTCATACTTAAATTGCCATTGATGAATGGAAAGTTCAGACAATTTGTAGTACATTGTGCACACAAACGAAGAGAAGCATTCGCAGGATCAAGATAATAAATTATGGTTCTATGTATACTGAAAGATGCACACACAggcagaaagcaataaagaaagagaagaaactaGCACTTTCTGACCTATCATGGAGAGCAAGCAAGATTCCGTCCGAAGATCGAGAGACATCAATCTCAATGCAGTCAACTTGAGAATGAAGAGCAGCATGAAATGCAGCCATCTGCAAGTAATACAAAAGAACCTCATCATCTATTGCGTTGGAAAATATTAATAGGCATTTAGGTAACGTGCAGTCCATATAGGCTGATCGTAGAGCACATTTTGGGACTTTTCCACTCagtacttatatatatatacacatgcaatatcttttccttcttttttgcATCAAGTACAACCTTCAATCCCAAGTAGATGAAACACAGGCGCCTTCACAAAAATTTATATGGGGACAACTTCACaacaaaattcaattttgagATTTTCTTCCGACACAGACGATTTCCAGGGGAGTAGCAAAAGTATGATGTGGACGCCTACTGTATTGGCAAAGGCCTCGGTTGTATCACCACCGTGAGCACAAACAAGAGGTGGATCCCGTAGCCAAGCGCACCTTCTCAGTTGCGCCTATAAAGAGTAGATTTCAGATATTGCCGACTGTCAGTGAGTTTGAATTTAACAGGTGGCCGGTATGCAATCGATTACCCGCCAGACATAAGGTAATAAGCTATCGTAAATGATATGCAGGCAGATCGACAGAGACCTGATGTAAGCTACTGAGTCTGAAGTGGAGAAATAGTGGAGGAAGTAGGGCGATAAAGGCAAGGCATGCAATGAAAATGCGAAACGGCCTTCGCCTCGGGAATTTTACTTTCATCTGAAATCGCCTAAACCCAGCATTTTGTTGATGTCTCCTTACAAACATTGTAGATGGAGGATTAGCTCCAATGTCTGAAGATCCTTCCTCGTTGATTTGCTTGTAACAACCGCAAAATCCAGCAGCTATTCCATTAAGGTGCCTCACAGTTTGGATTCCAGTTTCATCAAGGGAAGGAGGTGATTTCCCAGGTGCCTTTGAGCTA of the Punica granatum isolate Tunisia-2019 chromosome 6, ASM765513v2, whole genome shotgun sequence genome contains:
- the LOC116212495 gene encoding glycerophosphodiester phosphodiesterase GDPD4 isoform X1, coding for MFVRRHQQNAGFRRFQMKVKFPRRRPFRIFIACLAFIALLPPLFLHFRLSSLHQAQLRRCAWLRDPPLVCAHGGDTTEAFANTMAAFHAALHSQVDCIEIDVSRSSDGILLALHDRDLQRITGDRTSRVGHLTSREIKELKPIHQYTEKFVDVTVTTLEQALMFISKSVHQVILDAKIGPPSFEDGLAEDILSVVVKTACTNCLVWAKSDTLIRDVIKLSSNLSVGYIVMKEPSTRGRTNLLRVKGAGVAGVYHPLIDKKLMSILHGYSSNLQTELSLSITVPSCGAYLLLGSRKKVYAWTVDDVKSMQRVMFERVDGIVTSNPTLLQQLMQRIKSQCLEEGFTL
- the LOC116212495 gene encoding glycerophosphodiester phosphodiesterase GDPD4 isoform X3, which translates into the protein MFVRRHQQNAGFRRFQMKVKFPRRRPFRIFIACLAFIALLPPLFLHFRLSSLHQAQLRRCAWLRDPPLVCAHGGDTTEAFANTMAAFHAALHSQVDCIEIDVSRSSDGILLALHDRDLQRITGDRTSRVGHLTSREIKELKPIHQYTEKFVDVTVTTLEQALMFISKSVHQVILDAKIGPPSFEDGLAEDILSVVGYIVMKEPSTRGRTNLLRVKGAGVAGVYHPLIDKKLMSILHGYSSNLQTELSLSITVPSCGAYLLLGSRKKVYAWTVDDVKSMQRVMFERVDGIVTSNPTLLQQLMQRIKSQCLEEGFTL
- the LOC116212495 gene encoding glycerophosphodiester phosphodiesterase GDPD4 isoform X2, with the translated sequence MFVRRHQQNAGFRRFQMKVKFPRRRPFRIFIACLAFIALLPPLFLHFRLSSLHQAQLRRCAWLRDPPLVCAHGGDTTEAFANTMAAFHAALHSQVDCIEIDVSRSSDGILLALHDRDLQRITGDRTSRVGHLTSREIKELKPIHQYTEKFVDVTVTTLEQALMFISKSVHQVILDAKIGPPSFEDGLAEDILSVVVKTACTNCLVWAKSDTLIRDVIKLSSNLSVGYIVMKEPSTRGRTNLLRVKGAGVAGVYHPLIDKKLMSILHGSRKKVYAWTVDDVKSMQRVMFERVDGIVTSNPTLLQQLMQRIKSQCLEEGFTL
- the LOC116212495 gene encoding glycerophosphodiester phosphodiesterase GDPD4 isoform X4; its protein translation is MAAFHAALHSQVDCIEIDVSRSSDGILLALHDRDLQRITGDRTSRVGHLTSREIKELKPIHQYTEKFVDVTVTTLEQALMFISKSVHQVILDAKIGPPSFEDGLAEDILSVVVKTACTNCLVWAKSDTLIRDVIKLSSNLSVGYIVMKEPSTRGRTNLLRVKGAGVAGVYHPLIDKKLMSILHGYSSNLQTELSLSITVPSCGAYLLLGSRKKVYAWTVDDVKSMQRVMFERVDGIVTSNPTLLQQLMQRIKSQCLEEGFTL